One Setaria viridis chromosome 3, Setaria_viridis_v4.0, whole genome shotgun sequence DNA window includes the following coding sequences:
- the LOC117848057 gene encoding uncharacterized protein isoform X4, which yields MAAADDDDSDVILLVHQLPVDMDGPDEGRLAHLLPPLHRAPPPPPPPPFRAPPPPQAVASAEHRLYFRGWLGAPRHWEVWVAKLRPLHAPLWRRLGIHDAVLASTYRIKPDASHVLHLASFWSPATSTFAFPWGEATLTLHDVAVIAGLPATGSPVPAPLQPEWRPDEAALNGVRLGFNRSACKKAHLSAWIKHFLTDHNDTVLEHAAFLALWLTRFVLPGHPESTMRQAVFPIAVRLARGERVALAPAVLASLYRDLRDIKSFLVAAGAASTTGNADMLSSLSLYSPLYLLHLWIWERFPALRPGRENLLGDGEPMAARWHDLSRKANPTLIREVLNSRDNFLWQLPYATALKKYSGWVCSSDLTGNDQLRLLAHCLRPCELVGMDCIEQYLPHRVARQFGLDQDVPMDVRRANQDWAVAWQTYELEGKNVSLFIPQSEPGITARYAQWWKQQVQPSDLRAGAPSIPLESKTSKRRVKKTPAAMEAEAEKERRMKKARVSPSDKKRKLEELYDPKFSGWLAAGRSGISDAAGSSYKKGSLPKYDMGSDEALLPNVGATNDDVVLLLPRLQTASPAVVVPKKDDIMNPVIGDGGNSIVDISPEISTNELEGGATAMQKEETLNNPVVRSLDITDKPEDDTAVMKSEEEAMEISVARSLDIKDRPEEGTTLVMELEKEAMETHNIPEDDTIKVPQLGYEKLRDTAPAPIEEDTKEKPCADDKDLAEKDVDESMEVYKVKQAEGEGCDLLMEKYGDNVADALGERCDLLIEKDGANITDALGVEQAAEGQATSLTKKSIHDHVEEITLVEELDEQSERATRIRAEDIPEEITQAHEKESDNNDMMKDSKNSTDSEMLCSSATVQFKGGMMEKQCIQNVEPNNQRELSSESDAAAMKVEGIYDHRTMDMEELALTQKHDHKIIGENKATAILERSHMLDSGVKSDLITLEVDEIHTAGGMQNQEILDLDKHKMVPKQKQDRIIIWENKETMVLEGSHMLDSRVKSDSVTLETDETHAGGGIRHQEILGLDKEMALKQKQDHIIACENKETTELRGIHMLDSRMKSDLATLEVDKTPPAEGNENQDILDVNKQQGTSGTQDLGTAIGNNKMNMSEDEDIPVCSGYQIGPTIESNKMNMSEDAGIPDCGEYQIDPTVIEVNEVESTKRLPNQELLDNREQLAMEEGQHLETTIENNKMNLPNEADALVCGEHQIDSTGTEVPEVKSSSVIQNQELLDNKEDQVTEKRMECHTAYESGIPLEEAYKFGDGVDTCVVAVNDQITEKRMECEIAYESRISLEEAYTLGGADTCGVAVNVSDSTQNKETCTTEEAMEDKQHHEVEHVNEERILEDTTMIDSSELKSDVTHVEVDMAGSKEGTLNQHATDVEVGMAGSKEGTLNQYALSVETEAAVQEKQDHEMAGEDNRDVADVNALECRVKPDGVVKLSHETLLTTQSVSSEDKENAPSFEEHNITEVAGFESNQTTGMEPEGALPLEPKNMVEVKQENLESETERSIFRENDEVTCKDQTSACVLISPSNVDDQCDDDNGWAEEPTKSNDKLASDSINTSCRDPVKFGKSSNEEVKKAQNIRSMYLKDIKESLGRIRAEPLNRVQATNFCYPSRHAVQESHSACKEIKVPLRDSGRDFGRDRALELVATSPAEESSRWRQEQYALQILEDVQNARIAEKTRMEMEIRILKAQIASMERQVMNLDHFSEVKSRSKRH from the exons atggccgccgccgacgatgaCGACAGCGATGtgatcctcctcgtccaccaGCTCCCCGTCGACATGGACGGGCCCGACGAGGGCCGCCTCGCCCATCTCCTGCCCCCGCTCCACCGCgcccctcccccgcccccgcctccccccttccgcgcccctcccccaccccaagccgtcgcctccgccgagCACCGCCTCTACTTCCGCGGCTGGCTCGGCGCCCCGCGCCATTGGGAGGTCTGGGTCGCCAAGCTCCGCCCGCTCCACGCCCCGCTCTGGCGCCGCCTCGGCATCCACGACGCCGTCCTCGCCTCCACCTACAGGATCAAGCCCGACGCCTCCCACGTCCTCCACCTCGCCTCCTTCTGGTCCCCCGCCACATCCACCTTCGCCTTCCCCTGGGGCGAGGCCACCCTCACCCTCCACGACGTCGCCGTCATCGCCGGATTGCCCGCCACCGGCTCCCCCGTCCCCGCGCCGCTACAGCCCGAATGGCGCCCCGACGAGGCCGCGCTCAACGGGGTGCGCCTCGGCTTCAACCGCAGCGCCTGCAAGAAGGCGCACCTCTCCGCCTGGATCAAGCACTTCCTCACCGATCACAACGACACCGTCCTCGAGCACGCCGCCTTCCTCGCCCTCTGGCTCACGCGCTTCGTGCTCCCGGGCCACCCGGAGTCCACCATGCGCCAGGCTGTCTTCCCCATCGCCGTCCGCCTCGCGCGCGGCGAGCGCGtcgcgctcgcgcccgccgTGCTCGCCTCCCTCTACAGGGACCTGCGCGACATCAAGTCATTCCTCGTCGCCGCAGGTGCCGCCTCCACCACTGGCAATGCTGATATGCTATCTTCCTTATCCCTCTATTCGCCCCTCTACCTTCTTCATCTCTGGATATGGGAGCGCTTCCCTGCGCTCAGGCCTGGAAGGGAGAACCTGCTGGGGGATGGTGAGCCCATGGCCGCTCGCTGGCATGATCTGAGCAGAAAGGCCAACCCGACACTCATACGCGAGGTCCTCAATTCAAGGGACAACTTTCTATGGCAGCTTCCTTATGCCACTGCTCTCAAGAAGTACAGTGGCTGGGTTTGCAGCAGCGATCTCACTGGAAATGATCAACTGAGATTGCTGGCACACTGCTTGCGGCCTTGTGAGCTTGTGGGGATGGATTGCATTGAGCAGTACCTCCCACACCGCGTTGCAAGGCAGTTTGGACTGGACCAAGATGTGCCTATGGATGTTCGCCGTGCCAATCAGGATTGGGCGGTTGCTTGGCAGACCTATGAACTGGAGGGGAAGAATGTGAGTTTATTCATCCCTCAGTCTGAACCTGGGATCACGGCACGGTATGCGCAGTGGTGGAAGCAGCAAGTACAACCTTCTGATCTTCGTGCAGGGGCACCAAGCATTCCACTGGAGTCAAAGACTTCCAAACGCAGGGTGAAAAAGACGCCAGCTGCAATGGAAGCTGAGGCAGAGAAGGAGCGCAGGATGAAGAAGGCCCGTGTCTCACCTAGTGACAAAAAACGCAAGCTTGAAGAGTTGTATGATCCAAAGTTCTCAGGTTGGCTTGCAGCTGGACGAAGTGGGATAAGTGATGCTGCTGGCAGCAGCTACAAAAAGGGATCCTTGCCAAAATATGACATGGGATCAGATGAGGCGTTGCTGCCTAATGTTGGAGCTACCAATGATGATGTTGTGCTACTTCTGCCAAGGCTACAAACAGCAAGTCCTGCTGTAGTTGTGCCCAAGAAGGATGATATCATGAATCCGGTTATAGGTGATGGAGGAAACTCCATAGTAGATATTTCCCCAGAAATCTCCACTAATGAACTTGAAGGAGGTGCTACTGCAATGCAGAAGGAGGAAACACTTAATAATCCTGTAGTCAGGTCTCTTGATATCACAGATAAGCCAGAAGATGACACTGCGGTAATGAAGTCAGAGGAGGAAGCTATGGAAATTTCTGTAGCTAGGTCTCTTGATATCAAAGATAGGCCAGAAGAAGGAACCACTTTGGTAATGGAGTTGGAGAAGGAAGCTATGGAAACACATAATATTCCTGAAGACGATACTATAAAAGTTCCTCAATTAGGATATGAAAAGTTAAGAGATACAGCACCAGCACCGATAGAGGAAGATACCAAGGAAAAGCCCTGTGCAGATGACAAGGATCTAGCAGAGAAAGATGTAGATGAGTCCATGGAGGTTTACAAAGTAAAACAAGCCGAAGGGGAGGGATGCGACCTGTTGATGGAGAAATACGGTGATAATGTTGCTGATGCTCTTGGAGAGAGATGTGATTTATTAATTGAGAAAGATGGTGCTAATATTACTGATGCTCTTGGAGTAGAACAGGCGGCAGAAGGACAAGCCACGTCATTGACAAAGAAAAGTATACATGACCATGTTGAGGAAATTACTCTAGTTGAGGAGCTGGATGAACAAAGCGAGAGGGCTACAAGGATAAGAGCGGAGGACATCCCTGAAGAAATCACTCAGGCACATGAAAAGGAATCTGATAATAATGATATGATGAAAGATTCAAAGAACTCAACCGACAGTGAGATGCTTTGTAGTTCAGCTACTGTACAGTTTAAAGGAGGCATGATGGAGAAGCAATGCATTCAGAATGTTGAGCCGAATAATCAGAGGGAACTGTCATCTGAATCTGATGCAGCTGCTATGAAGGTTGAAGGAATTTATGACCACAGAACCATGGATATGGAG GAACTGGCTCTGACACAGAAACATGACCACAAAATCATAGGCGAGAACAAGGCAACAGCAATATTGGAAAGAAGCCATATGCTGGATAGTGGAGTGAAATCTGATTTGATCACTTTGGAGGTTGATGAAATTCACACTGCAGGAGGAATGCAAAACCAGGAAATTTTGGACTTGGACAAG CACAAAATGGTTCCAAAACAGAAACAGGACCGCATAATCATATGGGAGAACAAGGAGACAATGGTTTTGGAAGGCAGCCATATGCTAGATAGCAGAGTGAAATCGGATTCGGTCACTTTGGAGACTGATGAAACTCATGCTGGAGGAGGAATTCGACACCAGGAAATTTTGGGCTTGGATAAG GAAATGGCTCTGAAACAAAAACAGGACCACATAATCGCATGTGAGAACAAGGAGACAACAGAACTGCGAGGCATCCATATGCTAGATAGCAGAATGAAGTCCGATTTGGCCACTTTGGAGGTTGACAAAACTCCTCCTGCAGAAGGAAATGAAAACCAGGATATTTTGGATGTCAACAAG CAACAAGGAACGAGTGGAACACAGGATCTTGGAACTGCAATCGGGAACAACAAAATGAATATGTCGGAGGATGAAGATATTCCTGTTTGCAGTGGATATCAAATTGGACCGACAATTGAGAGTAATAAAATGAATATGTCAGAAGATGCAGGTATTCCTGATTGCGGTGAATATCAAATTGATCCAACTGTTATCGAGGTTAATGAGGTCGAGTCTACCAAAAGACTACCGAACCAAGAACTTTTGGACAATAGAGAA CAACTAGCAATGGAGGAAGGACAACATTTAGAAACTACAATtgaaaacaacaaaatgaaTTTGCCAAATGAAGCAGATGCTCTTGTTTGTGGTGAACACCAAATCGATTCAACTGGTACAGAAGTTCCTGAGGTCAAATCTTCCAGTGTTATACAGAACCAAGAACTTTTGGACAATAAAGAG GACCAGGTAACGGAGAAAAGAATGGAGTGTCACACCGCATATGAAAGTggaatacccttagaagaagccTATAAATTTGGTGATGGAGTGGATACCTGTGTGGTTGCTGTGAAT GACCAGATAACGGAGAAAAGAATGGAGTGTGAAATTGCATATGAAAGTAGAATATCCTTGGAAGAAGCCTATACACTTGGTGGAGCGGATACCTGTGGGGTTGCTGTGAATGTTAGTGATTCAACGCAGAACAAAGAAACTTGCACCACTGAGGAG GCAATGGAGGACAAGCAACACCATGAAGTTGAACATGTGAATGAGGAGAGGATTTTGGAAGACACAACTATGATAGATAGTAGTGAATTGAAATCTGATGTAACTCATGTGGAGGTTGACATGGCTGGGTCAAAGGAGGGAACACTGAACCAGCATGCAACTGATGTGGAGGTTGGCATGGCTGGGTCAAAGGAGGGAACACTGAACCAGTATGCTTTAAGTGTGGAAACG GAAGCGGCAGTGCAAGAGAAGCAGGATCATGAAATGGCCGGTGAAGACAACAGAGATGTGGCTGATGTGAATGCACTTGAATGTAGGGTGAAACCTGATGGAGTTGTTAAATTGTCTCATGAGACTCTTCTTACAACACAATCTGTTTCTTCCGAGGACAAGGAGAATGCACCTTCCTTTGAGGAACATAATATAACAGAAGTTGCAGGCTTTGAATCAAATCAAACTACAGGGATGGAACCTGAAGGAGCTCTTCCACTAGAGCCTAAAAACATGGTAGAAGTGAAACAAGAAAATTTGGAGAGTGAAACCGAAAGATCCATTTTTAGGGAGAATGATGAAGTGACTTGCAAAGATCAGACCTCAGCATGCGTTTTGATTTCTCCTTCAAATGTCGATGACCAGTGTGACGATGATAATGGATGGGCTGAAGAACCGACAAAAAGCAATGACAAGTTAGCTTCTGATTCAATAAACACATCTTGCCGTGACCCTGTCAAATTTGGCAAGTCAAGTAATGAAGAGGTTAAGAAAGCACAGAATATCAGATCTATGTATCTAAAAGATATTAAAGAATCTCTGGGAAGAATTCGTGCTGAACCATTAAACAGAGTACAGGCCACCAATTTTTGTTATCCCTCAAGGCATGCAGTTCAGGAATCACATTCAGCTTGCAAGGAGATCAAAGTGCCTTTGCGTGACAGTGGAAGGGATTTCGGAAGAGATCGTGCACTAGAGTTGGTTGCTACAAGTCCAGCAGAAGAGAGTTCTCGATGGAGACAAGAACAGTATGCACTTCAAATTTTAGAAGATGTGCAAAACGCTCGAATTGCTGAGAAAACtaggatggagatggagatcagaATACTGAAAGCACAAATTGCTAGCATGGAGAGACAGGTGATGAACTTGGATCACTTCTCTGAGGTGAAGTCCAGATCAAAAAGGCACTAG